In one Cloacibacillus porcorum genomic region, the following are encoded:
- a CDS encoding BMP family lipoprotein — protein sequence MKKFILPAAFILMMIMECAAFAAPKRISLMLEGSNTASASGFNWLCLEGMRNAQVRFGNKKLSTKYYNALDDNTKLLPLLKEAAAASDLVIITSVAYIKYLPEVMREYPACSFLTFDTNNLDGVTEIVFREEEGGFLAGALAAIMTTREDVERINDEKKIGIILGEKVPPVERFRRGYIAGAWYINPDIEVLCEYTNDFNDRAKAAEAAMKLKRLGADIIFCVNGAAGIGAIERAKEGGYWTIGVDTELESDFPEMVLTSVVKRSGHVIYKVIENFLQDNLPKDRFSLGLKDDCIDISTWTRETKQNVPLDVRKRIDELEDKVSSGLIKIKKTDYQGIFSK from the coding sequence ATGAAAAAATTTATATTGCCGGCTGCGTTTATCCTGATGATGATTATGGAATGCGCCGCCTTTGCGGCGCCGAAACGGATATCATTGATGCTGGAGGGATCGAACACAGCCTCCGCCTCGGGCTTTAACTGGCTCTGCCTTGAGGGGATGCGAAACGCCCAGGTGCGCTTTGGGAACAAAAAGCTCTCCACCAAATACTATAACGCCCTTGACGATAATACGAAGCTGCTGCCGCTCCTCAAAGAGGCCGCCGCCGCGTCGGATCTGGTCATCATCACCTCCGTAGCCTACATTAAATATCTGCCGGAGGTGATGAGGGAATATCCGGCCTGTTCGTTCCTCACCTTTGATACGAATAATTTGGACGGCGTTACGGAGATCGTCTTCCGCGAGGAGGAGGGCGGTTTTCTCGCCGGGGCCCTGGCCGCTATAATGACCACGCGTGAAGATGTGGAGCGTATCAACGATGAAAAGAAGATCGGTATCATCCTTGGGGAAAAAGTTCCCCCGGTAGAGCGGTTCAGGCGTGGATACATTGCGGGCGCATGGTATATAAATCCAGATATCGAGGTGCTCTGCGAATATACGAATGATTTCAATGACCGGGCGAAGGCCGCGGAGGCGGCGATGAAGCTCAAACGCCTCGGCGCGGACATAATATTCTGTGTCAACGGCGCCGCCGGCATCGGTGCGATAGAGAGGGCCAAAGAGGGCGGCTACTGGACGATCGGCGTCGACACGGAGCTTGAGAGCGATTTTCCCGAGATGGTGCTGACCAGCGTCGTTAAACGCAGCGGCCATGTGATTTATAAGGTAATAGAAAATTTTTTGCAGGACAACCTTCCTAAAGATCGTTTTTCACTTGGGCTAAAGGATGACTGCATAGATATTTCGACGTGGACGCGCGAGACGAAGCAAAACGTTCCCCTTGATGTACGCAAACGTATAGACGAGCTTGAGGATAAGGTTTCCAGCGGCCTCATCAAAATAAAAAAGACGGATTATCAGGGGATATTCTCTAAATAA
- a CDS encoding FeoA family protein: protein MNLVEMKSGDRAVIKMLPEGEAAQRLEALGLRSGKEIEKISCMPFGGPVTVMLEGRHFAVSHSIAEHIEIEKADSL from the coding sequence ATGAATCTTGTAGAGATGAAGAGCGGAGATCGGGCTGTGATAAAGATGCTGCCGGAGGGAGAGGCTGCGCAGCGACTTGAGGCACTAGGCTTACGGAGCGGCAAGGAGATAGAAAAAATTTCCTGCATGCCATTCGGCGGGCCGGTAACGGTGATGCTGGAGGGACGTCATTTCGCCGTGTCGCACAGCATCGCGGAGCATATCGAAATAGAAAAGGCCGATTCCCTGTAG
- a CDS encoding ferrous iron transporter B — protein sequence MSCKDCKLCFDKKETKRDEVHRNSSAPEETKNSPAGQADECSGRKRMRILLMGNPNVGKSVFFSRLTGVHALSSNYPGTTVGFTQGLIKHKDICADLIDVPGAYTLDPTNEAEEIARRIIEEGADKVILVIDATALERNLVMSLQVLSYHIPVIVALNMTDEARHKGILLNVERLEEELGVPIYQTVATTGRGISDLVDNLDRARISPIEAMTKEERWQKIGKIIAGVQTVTHRHHTLLDRIEDISAHPVIGVLLGFFVLALSFTLIRFVGEGLINYIFDPIFENLWLPFLEKLSGIFGDGYLRTLLIGKLFDGSIDLEQSMGVLSTGFYVEFGMVLPYIIAFYAVLSFLEDFGYLPRLAVVFDALLHRFGIHGYAIIPTLLGFGCNVPGILATRVLESERERFIAATLISVGVPCVSIQAMLASTLGGFGMWYVGAVYFILFIVWLILGRLMHLTLSGYSPELIVEIPPYRLPSFKAWMNKLWFRIKDFFFEATPLVLGGILLVNILDTIGLLEWIGNILAPFFQTVLGLPAATAVPVVMGLFRKDIAMGLLIPLDLTAQQMLVAVIVLSMTFPCIATFVVMWKELGVRRMLQSSALMLSAALITGAVLNLILNVL from the coding sequence ATGAGCTGTAAAGATTGTAAACTATGTTTTGATAAAAAAGAGACTAAGCGGGACGAGGTGCACCGAAATTCATCCGCCCCGGAGGAGACAAAGAATTCCCCCGCGGGGCAGGCCGACGAATGCAGCGGCCGTAAGCGTATGCGCATCCTTCTGATGGGAAACCCCAACGTCGGAAAGAGCGTATTTTTTTCGCGCCTCACCGGGGTGCACGCGCTCTCCTCGAACTACCCGGGGACGACCGTCGGCTTCACGCAGGGGCTCATAAAACACAAAGACATCTGCGCCGACCTGATCGACGTTCCTGGCGCCTATACCCTCGACCCGACGAACGAGGCTGAGGAGATCGCGCGCCGTATCATCGAGGAGGGAGCGGACAAGGTCATACTCGTCATCGACGCGACGGCGCTCGAACGCAACCTCGTAATGTCGCTGCAGGTGCTTTCCTATCACATACCGGTGATCGTCGCGCTCAACATGACCGACGAGGCCCGCCACAAGGGAATACTGCTCAACGTGGAGAGACTTGAAGAAGAGCTCGGAGTCCCTATCTACCAGACAGTCGCCACGACGGGAAGAGGCATCAGCGACCTTGTCGACAACCTTGACCGGGCACGGATCAGCCCGATCGAAGCGATGACGAAGGAAGAACGCTGGCAGAAGATCGGCAAGATCATTGCCGGCGTGCAGACGGTGACGCACCGCCACCACACGCTGCTCGACCGTATCGAGGACATTTCGGCCCACCCCGTAATCGGCGTGCTGCTTGGCTTTTTCGTGCTCGCGCTGAGCTTCACGCTTATCCGCTTCGTCGGCGAGGGACTTATAAACTACATCTTTGACCCTATCTTTGAAAACCTCTGGCTGCCGTTTCTTGAAAAACTCAGCGGCATCTTCGGCGACGGGTACCTGCGCACGCTGCTGATAGGAAAACTCTTCGACGGCTCCATCGACCTCGAACAGAGCATGGGGGTTCTGTCGACCGGCTTCTACGTCGAGTTCGGCATGGTCTTGCCTTACATCATCGCCTTTTACGCGGTGCTCTCCTTTTTGGAGGACTTTGGCTATCTGCCGCGCCTCGCCGTCGTCTTCGACGCGCTGCTCCACCGCTTCGGCATCCATGGATACGCCATCATCCCCACACTGCTTGGCTTCGGCTGCAATGTGCCGGGGATACTGGCGACGCGCGTTCTTGAGTCGGAGCGCGAACGCTTTATCGCGGCGACACTCATCTCCGTCGGCGTTCCCTGCGTGTCGATACAGGCAATGCTCGCCTCGACGCTCGGTGGCTTCGGCATGTGGTATGTCGGCGCCGTCTATTTCATTCTCTTTATCGTCTGGCTCATACTCGGACGCCTCATGCACCTGACGCTCTCCGGCTACAGCCCGGAGCTGATCGTGGAGATACCACCCTACCGCCTGCCCTCATTCAAGGCCTGGATGAACAAGCTCTGGTTCCGCATCAAGGATTTCTTCTTTGAGGCGACGCCTCTCGTGCTCGGCGGTATTCTGCTAGTCAACATACTCGACACCATCGGCCTGCTGGAGTGGATCGGCAATATTCTCGCGCCCTTCTTCCAGACGGTGCTGGGACTGCCGGCAGCCACCGCCGTACCGGTAGTAATGGGACTCTTCCGCAAAGATATCGCGATGGGGCTGCTCATTCCGCTTGACCTTACGGCACAGCAGATGCTCGTCGCCGTCATCGTCCTCTCCATGACCTTCCCCTGCATCGCGACGTTCGTCGTCATGTGGAAGGAGCTGGGAGTCCGGCGCATGCTTCAAAGCAGCGCGCTTATGCTCTCCGCCGCGCTGATAACAGGCGCGGTGCTGAACCTCATCCTGAACGTGCTGTAG
- a CDS encoding M23 family metallopeptidase, translating into MTFTRIIRGTLITAAILITAVSQAAADVVVGAPATAEIGQPFVVTIEVSGENITDVRLSWQRHESLLAPEDTGSGQRFSVLTGTDLKNAKPGASPLFVTFTAGGKREKIEHSIKLSARKYPVEKLSVAPSKVTPPKELSERIAHEARLGRAAMQSDSAGQAPKLPLVRPVPGSYSSVYGKSRYFNGEFRGRHGGVDMRAKEGTPVKAAADGTVVLAGNNFWFAGNCVYIDHGAGFVTFYGHMSKINVKKGDMVKAGDILGLSGKTGRVTGPHLHFSTAWRGEFFDPAELMEK; encoded by the coding sequence ATGACATTCACACGCATCATCCGCGGTACGCTAATAACGGCAGCCATTCTGATAACGGCAGTTTCACAGGCGGCAGCGGACGTGGTAGTCGGCGCACCGGCTACGGCGGAGATCGGCCAGCCATTTGTAGTAACGATAGAGGTCTCCGGCGAAAATATAACCGACGTCAGGCTTTCGTGGCAGAGACATGAATCCTTGCTAGCCCCGGAAGATACCGGGAGCGGGCAAAGATTTTCCGTGCTGACCGGCACCGATCTTAAGAACGCCAAGCCGGGGGCCAGCCCGCTTTTCGTCACCTTCACCGCCGGCGGCAAAAGAGAAAAGATCGAACATTCAATAAAGCTCTCCGCACGTAAATATCCCGTGGAAAAACTGTCCGTCGCCCCCTCAAAGGTTACGCCGCCAAAGGAGCTCTCCGAGCGTATCGCGCACGAGGCCAGGCTCGGGCGCGCCGCGATGCAGAGCGACAGCGCGGGACAGGCGCCGAAACTGCCGCTCGTACGCCCCGTGCCCGGCAGCTACAGCTCCGTCTATGGCAAGAGCCGTTACTTCAACGGCGAATTCCGCGGCCGCCACGGCGGCGTCGACATGCGCGCAAAGGAGGGGACGCCGGTCAAGGCGGCGGCGGACGGTACCGTCGTACTGGCGGGAAACAACTTCTGGTTCGCTGGAAACTGCGTCTATATCGACCACGGCGCTGGATTCGTCACCTTTTACGGACACATGTCAAAGATAAATGTAAAAAAGGGCGACATGGTAAAGGCCGGAGACATACTCGGCCTCTCAGGCAAGACGGGGCGCGTCACCGGCCCCCACCTCCACTTCAGCACCGCCTGGCGCGGGGAGTTCTTCGACCCGGCAGAGCTGATGGAGAAATGA
- a CDS encoding sensor histidine kinase — MKRDDLIGKLYSSVWKDDLEDWRGVMIRVAETGSTGFGTEYGNDVKSGFFEAESCVAPGFYQLFIFSPIPDWVVLIFRDMSSWHKIALQLKKKERLLRKLTANLTLAEEKTRRAIATKLHDSIGYSMVSMLHSLRGLCETQAEAENKNKVFAAVEEMEKLLHETRSFTFDISPPILYEVGLSAAIEARCEHLQATHGIKCTFKSEGEESDIGEDKKILLYQMVHELLVNVIKHAEASCVLVIIRWGMKNIQIIVEDDGNGFILANTKKSNSGMGLFSIKERLRSVGGKVKIVSTPQKGTTVSLITPITSHD; from the coding sequence ATGAAGAGAGATGATCTGATCGGTAAGCTCTATAGCTCCGTATGGAAAGACGATCTTGAGGACTGGCGTGGTGTTATGATACGTGTCGCAGAAACCGGCAGCACCGGTTTCGGGACGGAATACGGCAACGATGTGAAATCAGGTTTTTTTGAAGCGGAAAGCTGTGTCGCCCCTGGATTTTATCAGCTCTTTATATTTTCTCCTATTCCCGACTGGGTGGTGCTGATATTCAGAGATATGAGCAGCTGGCATAAAATTGCACTGCAGCTTAAGAAGAAGGAGCGACTGCTGCGCAAACTTACGGCTAATCTTACGCTGGCGGAGGAAAAGACCCGCCGGGCGATTGCCACGAAGCTCCATGACAGCATCGGATATTCAATGGTATCGATGCTGCACTCTCTGCGTGGTCTCTGCGAAACGCAGGCGGAGGCGGAAAATAAAAACAAGGTCTTTGCCGCCGTGGAGGAGATGGAAAAATTATTGCATGAGACCCGCTCCTTTACATTCGATATCAGCCCTCCGATTCTCTACGAGGTGGGACTTTCCGCTGCGATCGAGGCCAGGTGCGAACATTTGCAGGCGACCCACGGTATAAAATGTACGTTCAAGTCAGAGGGAGAGGAATCTGATATAGGCGAGGATAAAAAGATATTACTCTATCAGATGGTACACGAACTTCTGGTAAATGTGATAAAGCACGCCGAAGCCTCTTGCGTATTGGTCATAATTCGCTGGGGCATGAAAAATATTCAGATCATTGTCGAAGATGACGGTAACGGTTTTATTCTGGCAAATACCAAAAAATCCAACAGCGGCATGGGACTGTTCAGTATAAAAGAGCGGTTGAGGTCGGTCGGCGGGAAGGTAAAGATCGTATCTACGCCGCAGAAGGGAACCACTGTAAGCCTTATCACGCCAATTACCTCGCATGATTAG
- a CDS encoding response regulator has protein sequence MKKKIMLVDDHKLFLEGITGILSGIAHIEVAGRAHTGKSGLEMIRATNPDLVVLDITMPEMNGIEITRAVKREFPNIKILILSMHLDRRMIIEVLKAGADGYALKESEPEELVMAIDVVLSGLMYLSPNVVTILIRDYIQRLSIPDAPEKLEVLSTREKEVLALISEGKSAKSISSELCISRNTVDVHRRNLMQKLGCENLNELTRYAMREGLMNFDN, from the coding sequence ATGAAAAAGAAAATCATGCTGGTAGATGACCATAAATTATTTTTGGAGGGAATAACAGGGATATTATCTGGCATTGCGCATATTGAGGTTGCAGGTAGGGCTCACACTGGGAAGAGCGGCCTGGAGATGATCCGTGCCACCAACCCAGATCTTGTCGTGCTGGATATTACGATGCCGGAGATGAACGGTATCGAGATTACTCGCGCAGTTAAACGGGAATTTCCCAATATTAAGATATTAATACTTTCTATGCACCTTGACCGGCGGATGATAATCGAGGTATTGAAAGCTGGCGCCGATGGTTATGCTTTGAAGGAATCCGAGCCGGAAGAGTTGGTTATGGCAATAGACGTCGTCCTCTCAGGCTTAATGTATCTTAGCCCCAACGTCGTCACCATCCTGATCCGCGATTATATTCAGCGACTGAGTATACCAGACGCGCCGGAAAAGCTGGAAGTACTTTCCACTCGCGAAAAAGAGGTCCTGGCTCTCATCTCCGAGGGAAAGAGCGCGAAAAGCATCAGCTCGGAGCTATGTATCAGCCGAAACACGGTGGACGTCCACCGCCGCAACTTAATGCAGAAACTGGGCTGTGAAAATTTGAATGAACTCACGCGTTATGCCATGCGGGAGGGACTGATGAATTTTGATAACTGA
- a CDS encoding sugar phosphate isomerase/epimerase family protein: MRKMRLGMHSYTLHLWGLGQNWGIHAAPYPKSIDLMKLMDMAEEWGLDGLHITGADLETKDDIRLAEVAAAAKTHGLYLEYNCSLNEEFDQRLNESFESAVTVASKIGAELVKFSLDIRRERPLYGSCFQPAVMKQLADIHDQIKRAIPTIEKYGIPIAIENHTETYADEILWLVDSVNHPLVQVCVDTVNSFGVLEGPEIAVEKLASRAICNHFCDHKLSRDQYGARFHGVAIGDGDIDVQRVIDLIRRVSPTDKITFEIEWDMENDSIEDAKAKQMDACIRSIRYLRDVLNVGREEELVDLYH; the protein is encoded by the coding sequence ATGCGCAAAATGAGATTGGGCATGCACAGCTACACACTGCATCTTTGGGGACTCGGTCAAAACTGGGGCATCCACGCCGCCCCTTATCCAAAGTCCATCGACCTTATGAAGCTGATGGATATGGCGGAAGAATGGGGCCTTGACGGCCTCCACATAACGGGTGCCGACCTTGAGACGAAGGATGATATACGCCTTGCTGAGGTAGCCGCCGCCGCGAAGACTCACGGCCTTTATCTTGAGTATAATTGCTCTCTCAATGAGGAATTTGACCAGCGTCTCAACGAAAGCTTCGAGAGCGCAGTCACAGTGGCCTCAAAAATTGGAGCCGAGCTTGTAAAGTTCAGCCTTGACATACGCCGTGAGCGTCCACTATACGGCAGCTGCTTCCAACCTGCTGTAATGAAACAGCTGGCAGATATTCATGACCAGATCAAACGGGCCATCCCGACAATCGAGAAATACGGTATTCCAATCGCGATCGAAAATCACACTGAGACCTATGCCGACGAAATATTGTGGCTCGTCGACAGCGTAAACCATCCGCTAGTTCAGGTGTGCGTCGATACGGTAAATTCTTTTGGTGTACTTGAGGGGCCGGAGATCGCGGTGGAAAAGCTGGCCAGCCGTGCGATATGCAATCATTTCTGCGACCATAAACTTTCCAGAGACCAGTATGGCGCCAGATTTCACGGCGTCGCAATCGGCGACGGTGACATCGACGTACAGAGGGTTATCGACCTCATCCGCCGTGTATCTCCCACGGACAAGATCACCTTTGAGATCGAGTGGGATATGGAGAATGATTCCATTGAAGATGCTAAAGCCAAACAGATGGATGCTTGTATCCGTAGCATCCGCTATCTGCGCGACGTATTAAATGTTGGCCGCGAAGAAGAGTTGGTTGATTTATACCATTAA
- the dctP gene encoding TRAP transporter substrate-binding protein DctP, which translates to MKKYLSLLVAAILILSSSTLLMGTAEAAKYRLASMYATDNYVVRALTRMADRVREQTNGEVDIVIYPSDQLGNYENCYQEVMRGTIDMIGNYPSSRFNKKFELGSVPGLTLSDEQAKKLLSKGSPMHKFLEKCYDENGVVYIGSYLDAIMYCNIGKERKIRDPFAVGDKKGLTVRVVPVAAWRAFYTNMGYSVATIPWAEIFSSLQTGIIDADTGMNTEQAVASLGEILGAHVQYQGASVVVVNDLCISKKTWNKFDDKTKQIIVDAFEAEREQEWQDAIGAYYRDLETMKTKLGMTIYTPTPEQVKAIHEVAVKYCWPEAEKVVGKDIFNDINAFLGND; encoded by the coding sequence ATGAAAAAATATTTATCATTGTTAGTCGCAGCAATATTAATTCTTTCGTCGTCAACGTTACTCATGGGCACTGCGGAAGCGGCAAAATACCGTCTGGCTTCAATGTATGCAACAGATAACTACGTAGTCCGCGCTCTCACAAGGATGGCAGACAGAGTCAGGGAACAGACGAATGGCGAGGTTGATATCGTTATTTACCCCTCAGACCAGTTGGGCAACTACGAAAACTGTTATCAGGAGGTTATGCGCGGTACAATCGATATGATAGGCAACTATCCGTCGTCAAGATTTAATAAAAAATTTGAACTTGGTTCTGTTCCAGGCCTAACTCTCAGCGATGAGCAGGCGAAGAAACTTTTGTCAAAAGGCTCCCCGATGCATAAGTTCCTTGAAAAATGTTATGATGAGAACGGCGTCGTTTACATCGGATCATATCTCGATGCCATCATGTATTGCAATATCGGTAAGGAAAGAAAAATCAGAGATCCATTCGCAGTTGGAGATAAAAAAGGGCTGACCGTCCGCGTCGTTCCAGTCGCCGCGTGGAGAGCTTTCTATACAAATATGGGTTACTCGGTAGCGACGATTCCCTGGGCGGAAATTTTCTCGTCACTCCAGACAGGCATTATCGACGCTGACACAGGAATGAACACGGAGCAGGCGGTCGCCTCATTGGGTGAAATTCTTGGTGCACACGTACAGTACCAAGGAGCATCTGTCGTTGTCGTAAATGATCTTTGCATCAGCAAAAAAACCTGGAACAAATTTGACGACAAGACAAAACAGATCATCGTAGACGCATTTGAGGCTGAACGTGAACAGGAATGGCAGGACGCCATCGGCGCCTACTACCGTGATCTGGAAACAATGAAAACAAAATTAGGCATGACGATTTACACCCCCACACCGGAACAGGTCAAGGCTATTCACGAAGTCGCAGTTAAATACTGCTGGCCGGAGGCAGAAAAGGTCGTCGGCAAAGATATCTTTAACGACATCAATGCGTTTTTGGGTAATGACTAA
- a CDS encoding TRAP transporter small permease: MYLEDRIQRTWAWGALLKIQRFLAALSTVIVVFELGIVVVCRYIFEINVLGYDEIILIGAYWMYFIGSSYATWEESHVSADVLSIFVSERTRQKLSLFSKCVQVAVGIPMVILSFDLVHWDILIDPRTIDWGIPYLIPHMGIFVGFIMMLFYNCVYLLRDYHRVKDFKG; encoded by the coding sequence ATGTATTTGGAAGACAGGATACAAAGGACTTGGGCCTGGGGGGCATTGCTGAAAATCCAGCGGTTTCTGGCCGCCCTGTCAACGGTAATCGTTGTCTTTGAATTAGGTATCGTCGTCGTTTGCCGTTATATTTTTGAGATAAACGTTTTAGGTTACGACGAAATTATCCTCATAGGGGCATATTGGATGTATTTTATCGGAAGTTCTTACGCAACCTGGGAAGAATCACATGTTTCAGCAGACGTACTTTCTATCTTTGTATCGGAGAGAACCCGGCAGAAACTTTCTCTATTCTCAAAATGCGTGCAGGTAGCGGTGGGGATTCCGATGGTCATTCTTTCATTTGATTTAGTCCACTGGGATATATTGATAGATCCGAGAACTATAGACTGGGGAATTCCATATCTCATTCCACACATGGGCATCTTTGTGGGATTCATTATGATGTTGTTCTATAACTGTGTTTACCTGCTCAGAGATTATCACCGTGTGAAAGATTTTAAAGGCTAA
- a CDS encoding TRAP transporter large permease, which yields MTAIGIAMVLVIILIITGVPIMYAFMAAALGLVVFLGLDPSFIISYGYDSTNAVVLLCVPLYVCVGTIMAKSNIGAALINFVDLFVGRIKGGLGIAGVFASAIFGAISGSTTATLTCIGPIVIPKMIEDGYPRGHAAALITNACPLGYFIPPSALMIIFAWSARQSILACFLATVIPGIILATLLSVTNVVMLRNVKNLKSEEKIPSSEIVKEVCSRVKWSVPAILMPVIILGGTYSGVFTPTESAAIAIFYAVPVGMFIYKRLTWKVLYETLADSATTTGVIMVMIFCVMVLSRIMVMQDLPTVITEFLRSISDSKYLILLFINVVLIILGMIMDDTSSMLLAVPILMPIAKSFGVEPIQLAAIMGMNLGLGLITPPCAMMLYFGSRVSKVPVAEMMKPTLIFIAFAWIPTLLCTTYIPELSLWLPRLVLGKI from the coding sequence ATGACAGCAATTGGAATAGCAATGGTGCTGGTAATTATTTTAATTATAACTGGTGTGCCGATCATGTACGCTTTTATGGCCGCGGCACTTGGCTTAGTGGTATTCTTAGGTCTAGATCCGAGCTTCATAATCTCCTATGGATATGACAGTACAAACGCGGTCGTCCTCTTGTGCGTTCCTCTTTACGTATGTGTTGGTACCATAATGGCAAAAAGCAATATAGGCGCTGCGCTGATCAACTTTGTCGACCTGTTTGTTGGACGCATCAAAGGCGGTTTGGGAATTGCAGGCGTATTCGCTTCCGCTATTTTCGGAGCTATTTCCGGCAGCACAACAGCGACATTGACCTGCATCGGACCAATCGTCATCCCTAAGATGATCGAAGACGGCTACCCTCGCGGTCACGCCGCGGCCTTGATTACAAACGCCTGCCCGTTGGGATACTTCATTCCTCCAAGTGCGTTGATGATTATCTTCGCATGGTCTGCCCGTCAGTCCATATTAGCCTGCTTTCTGGCTACGGTAATACCAGGCATCATCCTTGCCACGTTGCTCTCTGTGACAAATGTCGTGATGCTCAGAAATGTTAAAAATCTAAAAAGCGAAGAGAAAATTCCGTCATCGGAGATAGTAAAAGAAGTTTGCAGTAGGGTCAAGTGGAGCGTTCCGGCAATTCTAATGCCAGTCATAATCTTGGGCGGCACCTATTCCGGTGTCTTCACGCCCACAGAATCAGCCGCCATAGCAATATTCTACGCCGTGCCAGTTGGTATGTTCATCTATAAGAGGCTGACATGGAAAGTTCTCTACGAAACGCTAGCAGACTCAGCAACCACGACAGGCGTTATAATGGTGATGATTTTCTGCGTTATGGTTCTTTCCCGTATTATGGTGATGCAGGATCTTCCCACCGTTATCACTGAATTCCTGCGGTCAATCTCCGACAGTAAGTATCTTATCCTCTTGTTTATCAATGTCGTTTTGATAATACTGGGAATGATCATGGACGACACGAGTTCAATGCTTTTGGCAGTCCCCATCCTGATGCCGATCGCGAAAAGTTTTGGAGTGGAACCCATTCAACTCGCGGCAATTATGGGTATGAACCTTGGGCTTGGCCTCATAACCCCGCCATGCGCGATGATGCTTTATTTTGGCTCACGCGTTTCAAAGGTGCCGGTCGCGGAAATGATGAAGCCAACGTTGATATTTATCGCTTTTGCCTGGATACCGACGCTTTTGTGTACGACATATATACCAGAGCTCTCCCTCTGGCTTCCCAGGCTGGTTTTAGGAAAAATTTAA
- a CDS encoding MFS transporter, with amino-acid sequence MTSMEQRLISPLFFRLLIPFGLAFFLGMFMGSINSIIAPIIVLAFELSPADLGFISSVNLIAFGLAQLPLGVFLDRYGAKKTLSGMLMIAVAGVVLFAAAKNYLSLLTARALMGIGFSGSLMAAFKAFTYWLPRKRLALVFSIQSLIGGLGFMLATRPVSIALEYIPWRVFIMLCAGAVLVSALLVMTVVPDDIPVRNESGESFFDVFKGMMRFAGDRRFIYVAPVVTATEAVLFSFSYLWVGPWLRDVAMLDERSVGLMMLFSSSGIAAGYFLNGVLADFFARMNWLTWEKLYLYSGILFTVTFAVLTFCGGPTTAPLWALVMFLSTMTMISFPIIGRLFDADETGRIFSLLNFIIFLASFVVQWLVGIILDFYPVVDGHFAHGGYMLGLGLILIMNIAAVIHLYISIPKMETLKKF; translated from the coding sequence ATGACAAGTATGGAACAGAGGCTTATTTCCCCGTTATTCTTTCGCCTGTTAATTCCCTTTGGTCTGGCGTTTTTTCTGGGAATGTTTATGGGGAGTATCAATTCTATAATCGCGCCAATAATTGTTTTGGCATTTGAGCTCTCCCCTGCGGATCTTGGATTCATTTCATCCGTTAACTTGATAGCCTTCGGCCTGGCGCAGCTGCCGCTAGGCGTTTTTCTCGACCGCTACGGGGCGAAAAAGACGCTCAGCGGTATGCTCATGATTGCCGTCGCCGGTGTAGTGCTATTTGCCGCGGCGAAAAACTACCTCTCGTTGCTGACCGCGAGAGCCCTTATGGGGATTGGCTTTTCCGGTTCTCTGATGGCTGCCTTCAAAGCTTTCACCTATTGGCTTCCGAGAAAGAGGCTGGCGCTGGTTTTCAGCATCCAAAGCCTTATTGGCGGGCTTGGCTTCATGCTTGCGACACGACCGGTCTCTATCGCGCTGGAGTATATCCCCTGGCGCGTCTTTATAATGTTATGTGCGGGCGCCGTCCTTGTCTCTGCGCTTCTGGTAATGACCGTTGTGCCGGATGACATACCCGTCAGGAATGAGAGCGGAGAATCTTTTTTTGACGTATTCAAGGGGATGATGAGATTTGCCGGAGACAGGCGGTTTATATATGTCGCTCCCGTCGTTACGGCGACTGAGGCAGTGCTATTCTCGTTTTCATACCTGTGGGTCGGTCCCTGGCTGAGAGATGTTGCGATGCTTGATGAGCGGTCTGTCGGATTGATGATGCTCTTCAGCTCAAGTGGTATAGCCGCTGGATATTTTCTAAACGGCGTGCTCGCCGACTTTTTTGCGCGCATGAACTGGCTTACCTGGGAGAAACTTTATCTCTATTCGGGGATCCTCTTTACTGTTACCTTTGCCGTGCTAACCTTCTGCGGTGGTCCTACGACTGCGCCTTTGTGGGCCCTCGTGATGTTTCTTTCCACAATGACGATGATCTCTTTTCCAATTATTGGCAGGTTATTCGATGCCGATGAGACGGGACGTATTTTCTCTCTGTTGAATTTTATTATCTTTCTGGCCTCGTTTGTCGTGCAGTGGCTGGTTGGAATCATCTTGGACTTCTATCCTGTTGTTGATGGACATTTCGCTCATGGCGGGTATATGTTAGGCTTGGGGCTGATCCTGATCATGAACATAGCCGCCGTGATCCATCTGTACATATCTATTCCTAAAATGGAGACACTGAAAAAATTCTAA